Proteins encoded by one window of Monoglobus pectinilyticus:
- a CDS encoding MATE family efflux transporter — MANALTNDMTVGSPIKHIIKFTIPLLIGNIFQVLYNMVDTIIVGRTISVEALAAVGAAGAITFLIVGFALGFTNGLSIIVAQRFGANDMDGVRRSVGTGLILAAMASVVLTAVSMLSARSLLQFMHTPDNIINDLYNYIIVIYAGIVFQVFYNYISCVIRALGDSRTPLYFLLISSIINIILDLVFILNFHMGVAGAGLATIIAQAISGLLCLLYVGKKFPELHLKKSDFKWDSKFSLRHLGLAVPMAFQMSVTAIGVMIVQAVLNSFGSTVIAGYTAANKIEQLVSQPQISFGVTMATFVGQNYGAMREKRIREGVNKCALLVLGFTVIIVALVLIFSRQIAGIFIDSGTSGDLRESVTLYTQNYFYVAGVFYFALGLLFVYRNSLQGMGNSGIVLCGSAVELIARIVLSLVLANTLTGMFGEFYGYLGVCASGPIAWLSACTLFMISYFIKVKKLPEVFEKQRQFKEYDKSAAIE; from the coding sequence ATGGCAAATGCTTTAACAAACGATATGACTGTCGGAAGTCCTATCAAACACATTATTAAATTTACCATACCGCTGCTTATCGGGAACATCTTTCAAGTTCTTTACAACATGGTTGACACCATTATAGTTGGGCGGACTATCAGTGTTGAAGCCCTTGCGGCAGTTGGCGCAGCCGGTGCGATTACATTCTTAATTGTGGGTTTTGCACTTGGTTTTACAAATGGTCTTTCTATCATAGTAGCTCAAAGATTTGGAGCCAATGACATGGACGGAGTACGCCGAAGCGTTGGCACAGGTCTCATTTTGGCAGCGATGGCTTCTGTTGTCTTAACAGCAGTCAGTATGCTTTCGGCAAGGTCGCTTCTGCAGTTTATGCACACGCCGGATAATATTATAAACGATTTGTATAATTATATTATTGTAATATACGCCGGAATCGTATTTCAAGTCTTTTACAACTACATATCCTGTGTTATCCGTGCTTTAGGAGACAGCAGAACGCCGCTGTATTTTCTTTTAATCTCTTCGATTATTAATATAATTCTTGATTTGGTATTTATATTAAACTTTCATATGGGAGTTGCCGGAGCCGGTCTTGCAACCATTATAGCTCAAGCTATTTCCGGGCTTCTTTGTCTTCTATACGTCGGCAAAAAGTTCCCGGAGCTGCACCTCAAAAAAAGCGATTTTAAGTGGGACTCAAAATTTTCTCTCAGACATCTAGGGCTTGCAGTGCCAATGGCATTTCAAATGTCCGTTACTGCTATCGGCGTAATGATTGTTCAAGCTGTTTTAAACTCATTCGGCTCAACAGTTATTGCCGGCTATACAGCAGCTAATAAAATTGAGCAGCTCGTCAGTCAGCCCCAAATTTCTTTCGGGGTTACAATGGCAACGTTTGTAGGACAAAATTACGGAGCTATGCGTGAAAAAAGAATACGCGAAGGAGTCAATAAATGCGCTTTGCTTGTTTTGGGATTCACAGTTATAATTGTGGCTCTTGTTTTAATCTTTTCAAGACAAATCGCAGGAATATTCATTGATTCAGGAACCAGCGGAGATTTGCGTGAAAGCGTGACATTATATACTCAAAACTATTTTTATGTAGCAGGTGTGTTTTATTTTGCTCTCGGTCTCTTATTTGTATACCGCAACAGTCTTCAGGGAATGGGGAATTCCGGAATAGTTCTGTGCGGAAGCGCGGTTGAGCTTATTGCCCGAATTGTTCTTTCACTCGTGCTGGCGAACACACTAACAGGTATGTTTGGAGAATTTTATGGATATTTGGGAGTCTGCGCATCCGGGCCGATAGCTTGGCTGTCCGCCTGCACGCTGTTTATGATTTCATATTTTATAAAGGTCAAAAAACTGCCTGAGGTATTTGAAAAGCAAAGGCAATTTAAAGAATATGATAAATCTGCTGCAATAGAATAA
- a CDS encoding YeiH family protein, whose protein sequence is MNFVKENWLGILICLVIAIPAYILGLIFPIVGGPVFAIIAGMVITIFYKNKTKSQSGITFTSKSILQYAVILLGFGMNLGSIAKTGAQSLPIILSTISISLIVSFVLYKALKIHPKIATLIGVGSSICGGSAIAATAPVIGANDEEIAQSISVIFLFNIIAALIFPTLGSMLGLSNEGFGLFAGTAVNDTSSVTAAATAWDGIHGSNTLDTATIVKLTRTLAIIPITLVLAFWRTEKEKSADGTKVSIKKIFPFFILYFVLASVITTIFFAIFPSGTIHDGGQAVFCFLKTLSKFFIVMAMSAIGLNTDIVKLVKSGGKPIFLGLCCWIAIGAVSLLMQHLLGIF, encoded by the coding sequence TTGAATTTTGTTAAAGAAAACTGGCTTGGAATTTTGATTTGTTTGGTAATTGCAATCCCTGCATACATACTTGGATTAATATTTCCGATTGTGGGAGGACCTGTGTTTGCAATAATAGCAGGTATGGTAATAACTATATTTTATAAGAATAAAACAAAGTCCCAATCAGGAATCACATTTACATCAAAAAGCATACTTCAATACGCAGTAATTTTATTGGGTTTTGGTATGAACCTTGGAAGTATAGCAAAAACCGGAGCTCAGTCATTGCCGATTATTTTATCAACTATTTCAATATCGCTAATCGTATCTTTTGTTTTATATAAGGCTTTAAAAATACATCCCAAAATTGCAACCTTAATAGGTGTGGGTTCATCAATATGCGGCGGTTCTGCAATCGCCGCCACTGCTCCTGTTATCGGCGCAAACGATGAGGAGATAGCGCAGTCAATTTCAGTTATATTTTTATTTAATATCATAGCCGCATTGATTTTCCCAACACTGGGTTCCATGCTTGGGTTGTCTAATGAAGGATTTGGATTGTTTGCAGGAACCGCAGTTAACGATACCTCATCAGTAACTGCGGCAGCGACAGCTTGGGACGGTATACATGGCAGCAATACCTTAGACACAGCAACAATAGTAAAACTGACCCGAACTCTTGCTATAATACCAATCACTTTGGTGCTTGCCTTTTGGAGAACGGAAAAGGAAAAGTCGGCCGACGGAACAAAGGTCAGCATAAAAAAGATTTTCCCATTCTTCATCCTCTATTTTGTCTTAGCTTCTGTCATAACCACCATTTTCTTTGCAATCTTTCCATCCGGAACGATTCATGACGGAGGACAAGCAGTATTTTGCTTTTTAAAAACTCTGAGCAAATTCTTTATTGTTATGGCTATGTCGGCTATAGGGCTTAACACGGATATAGTCAAGCTTGTAAAATCAGGAGGAAAGCCAATATTTCTTGGTTTATGCTGCTGGATAGCAATTGGTGCTGTTAGTTTGTTAATGCAGCATTTGCTTGGTATATTCTAA
- a CDS encoding FHA domain-containing protein, with amino-acid sequence MNILNDILLIAGALFVIAMVLICLGLFMNPKKKQTDELDEILYYKNMESSRHLNTPELEENDVEDVEDAEEDNDSDIESEDAVDEEDDINDNEESKSEKGSEPKASKPIEKSDNKSSNTDKNKADNSKGEIKVSVTIIENNKTKTLTIEDEILVGRNPQCDVVVNKPMVSSVHCILIRDGKKIMAEDNNSTNGTLLNGKPLKHQVEIKNNDVLTLGDRPIRINF; translated from the coding sequence ATGAATATACTTAATGACATATTACTCATCGCCGGCGCGCTTTTTGTTATCGCTATGGTTCTAATCTGCTTAGGATTATTTATGAATCCTAAGAAAAAACAAACTGATGAACTTGATGAAATTCTATATTACAAAAATATGGAATCGAGCAGACACTTAAACACCCCTGAACTTGAAGAAAATGATGTTGAAGATGTTGAAGACGCTGAAGAAGATAACGACTCTGACATTGAAAGCGAAGACGCTGTTGACGAAGAAGATGATATTAATGATAATGAAGAAAGTAAAAGTGAAAAAGGTTCTGAACCCAAAGCTTCTAAGCCTATAGAAAAAAGTGACAATAAATCTTCAAACACTGACAAAAATAAAGCTGATAACAGTAAAGGCGAAATAAAAGTAAGCGTAACTATTATTGAAAACAATAAAACAAAAACTCTGACTATAGAAGATGAAATATTAGTAGGCAGAAATCCTCAGTGTGATGTAGTAGTTAATAAGCCTATGGTTTCCTCGGTACACTGTATACTGATTCGCGACGGAAAGAAGATTATGGCTGAAGACAACAACTCCACCAACGGTACTCTTTTAAACGGCAAGCCTCTTAAACATCAGGTCGAAATCAAAAATAATGATGTGCTCACTCTCGGAGACAGGCCTATAAGAATAAATTTTTAA
- a CDS encoding DUF6125 family protein, translated as MVNKETLQKLSKNELITLIEAYSKNWLAMDGLWFQSLENKYGMQEAMCRDEEVWTHFTAIEAKRVKEFLNLEEYPGLQGLEKALKLRFYANINRDELIIKDNTLIYSTLECRVQTARLRKNMPYHPCKSVGIIEYSEFAKIIDKRIVCDCISCYPDITDESCCCKWKFTLIEK; from the coding sequence ATGGTAAATAAAGAAACACTGCAAAAATTATCAAAAAATGAACTAATAACTTTGATTGAAGCTTATTCAAAAAATTGGCTGGCTATGGATGGATTATGGTTTCAATCACTTGAGAATAAATATGGTATGCAGGAAGCCATGTGCCGTGATGAAGAAGTGTGGACGCATTTTACAGCAATTGAAGCAAAACGTGTCAAAGAATTTCTTAATCTCGAAGAATACCCTGGTCTGCAAGGCTTAGAAAAAGCGTTAAAGCTTAGATTTTATGCCAATATAAACCGGGATGAACTTATAATAAAAGACAATACTTTGATATACAGCACTTTAGAATGCAGGGTTCAAACTGCAAGATTAAGAAAAAATATGCCTTATCATCCATGTAAATCTGTAGGAATAATTGAATATTCAGAGTTTGCTAAAATTATTGATAAAAGAATTGTCTGTGACTGCATCAGCTGTTATCCTGATATTACAGACGAATCCTGCTGCTGTAAATGGAAATTTACTCTTATAGAGAAATAA